TAACTGTAACAGATGTGGTGtattttcaaactaaaacagatTCCTTCCTCTCAGACTCACCTTCACACCAGCTCCGGACTCAGCACGGAACTTTTCGCCAAAGGACTTCAGCAGGGCAGTGTTGAAGTAAGTGGGCTCcgtcaaagtcaaagtcttgACTTTGTTCACCACGTCCTCGCTGTAGCCCTCAAAGTTGTAGTCGTACAGGACGCGTCCACTGCGATCCACCACTCTGTATGCCAGGTTGGTCCTGACAGGTGAGGAGGTGACACAGCACAGGCCTGGTACTGAGGAAATGTAATGTGCGATCTCTGGCAGGAAGGTCTGGAGCTTGGTGTGGCCACTGACCAGCATCTCGCCAGGAAGTCCGGTTCTTTGAGAAATATCGAACCCCATGGCGATGTCGATGGTGCAGCCTGCAGAAGAGGAGAATCGTCTTTGCCTCATCGACAGAGAGAAACATGGTGGGAAAAAAATTGCAAGACATTCATTTTAACTCACCAGTTTGTTCTTTGGGGGGTTTGGATTTGCAGATGGTATCCACCACCTTCTGCTTGATTTTTTCCAAGCTACCAAAATCCTGCACAGTAAACAACCTGTCTGCAGAGCCAGTGATCTGCCGCAGCTCCATCTTGTGGTATTTTCCAATGCCAATGGCAAACACCTCAACCCCCAGTGCCCTGAGACGTTCAGCTGGCTCTACGACATCGTCCTGTGACTCACCATCCGTGATCAGCACCAGATTCTGGGAGATCCCCGCAGATCTACGGCTGCCCCTTGATGCCTCAAAATACTCCCTGATGGAATCTAAGGCAAACCCAATGTTGGTTCCTCCACCAAGCTGGACCCGATCCAAGACGTGCTTGGTCACTGCTTGCTCGTCATAGTACTCGTTGAGGTAGAACTCACGCTGGAAGGTGCTGCTGAACTGAGCGAGTCCAATACGCACCAAGTCTTCAGCGACTTTGAAACTCTTCACTATTTCAGTTGTGAACATCTTCATGGTGGTGTAATCCTGTGTGGAGATGCTGCCAGACTGATCAAGAAGGAAGACCAGGTCAGCCCTCTGTTTTTCACAAActacaaagacagaaaagttATAGTTAGTAATTAATAAGCGTGTCATATATGTGTTGAATGCTGTGAATTTAGCAGCCAAATGTTGCTGAACTGCACGATGGATCCACTTCTTGTGCTGCCTGCAGTAGAAGTTGAGGTTGTGGCAGTGCAAGCACAGTTTCTCACCAAACAACTGTCTAAAGAAAGCTCTTGGACAAAGCTGGTGTCCCCGTTGCCAGTGTTTTTATTGGACAATGGCAGACCATATGTCATAATCACTTTAGCAACAATATTAAAtaaggtattttattttgtggttgTGGCTAAAACTCTAAAACCTTCTGattaaaactaaatttaaaGGTGAAGGTGAGTTATAACAATATATGGTGCTGGCACTCGTACCTGGCTTGGTGGATTCACAAAGGACTTGAGTAATGTTCTTGTAGAGAGTTTCCAGGGCGTCAAAATTGTCTACATAGAAGACTTTGGAAGTGTCGTGACCAGCCATGATCTCCAGCTGTGTCCGGTTCGCTCCTTCCACGCCGATACTGAAGACACTGACCCCGGCATCTCGCAGCGCCACTGACGGAGCCACAAGACTGTTCCTGTCAGTTGCGTCACCATCTGTGACCACCATGAGAATCTGAGGCACCTGGAGTGCAGCCCGACCACCGTTGTCAGCTCCAAAGAACTGTAAGGAGTATCCCAAGGCCTTGCCAGTGTAGGTGTCTCCATATGGCGACTTCAGTGCTTGTATTGCTTGAACAACCTCTCGCTTGGAGGTGTATTGCTTCAGAGTAAAAACAGAACTGGGGTCGGTGGAGTAGAGAATGACCCCAAAACGAGTCAAGTCTTTTCCCACCGTGGTTTGGTTCACCATTGACATCATAAACTTTTGCATGCTTCTGAACTTGGGCAGGGTTATGCTTGTGGAGCCATCCACCAGGAAAATAATATCTGCCTTTTCCGTCTTCTTAcaatctgcatttaaaaaaagaggttAAGAAGAAATGGGGTCCGATGAGACAACAAAGACATCAACAATACCATAAATCAGTAGCATTTTACATGGTTGTTTGCAATCACATCTGTCTTTCAAAACCTTCAAATCAACCATTTACATGTTTAATGCATTTGTCCAAAACTCAGGTTCTGCAGCCAAAAGGTGTCCGAATCTACTCAAATGTAACGTGTGAATTGTGTTAAATTATAGAGAGTAATGCTTCGGCATGTTGCTCTCACCTCTCTCTGGATCACAGAGCTCCATGGCAACCTGGTTCTCCAGGTCCTTCAAGGCATCAAAGTCCCTCTCGGCGTACATCTTGTCAGGTGAGCCGCTGATCTCCAGCAGCTGGGTGGTGTTGGCATCAACGACTCCAATGGCATAAACCACCACTCCCTTTGCTCTCAGAGCCTCAGCAGGACCTTTGACCTCGTCCTGGGCCTCACCGTCTGTTATCACGACCAGCCTCTGCCTCAGGTCTGGGCGCCCTCCTCTGCTTGCATCAAAATACTGCGTCACATCAGTGATGGCTTCACCCGTGTGAGTGCCTCCACCTATCTGCTGCATATTATCAATGGCTTTGGACATTTCGTCTTTGCTGTAGTAGCGGTTGAGCGGGAACTCGAGCCTCTGGACGGTGCTGAACTGCATGACACCAACATGCACCTCGTTCTGCCCAATGAGAGACTTGCCAATAACCGCTTTCATGAAATCTTTCATTTTCAGATAGTCTTGGGGATAAATGCTTCCTGAGCTGtcgatgaggaagaggaggtctcCTGGTATGTCTTTGCAAGCTGTAAACAGGCGGCACAGACATGTTAgacaaggagaagaggaagtgaCAGTGGATCACTTTAAATACCTGGTGTCAACTAtccaagagaggtgaagaagagtgtgcaggcagggtggagtgggtggagatgaGTGTCAGGGCAggaaaagtgaaagggaaggaaaagaagataggtagtgagacctgctatgatgtgtGGCTTGGAGACAGTAGCACTATCCAAAAGACAGGAGGTACTGGAGCTGGAGGTGACAGAGCTGAGATAAAGTAATAAAGTCAAGGTTGAggtggtttggtcacgtgcagaggaggggccagtgattatattggacaaaagaTGTTTAAGATGGAGCTGTAGGACAGGAGGAAAagcagaagaccacagagaaggttcaagGATGTGTGAAggtggacatgaggacagttggtggaacagaggaggacacaagggagaggacaacatgatctgctgtggcgaccacTAAAGGCATTAGCCgaaagatggagaagaagacGGATGCTGTGGGGACCATGTGACTCACAAATTATAGTGATTAAGTGAGGAGTTACTGATCTGCTTCCGTTGTTTTGTGTCGATTGTTACTCACCATCTTGAGAACAGATATCTGTGATGATGTCGTCTTTGATGGGCTTCAGGGCATCAAAATTATTGACAAAGAAAGTTCTCTTGGGGTCACCAGCAATCTCTCGCAGCTCCTCTTGATCTGCACTTTTCACCCCGATGGCGTAAACGGTAACACCCTGAGATCTCAATTTTTCTGCAGGAACTTTGACCTGATCTGCGGACTTTCCATCAGTAATGACCACCAGGTACTCCGGAACTTTGTGCCCGCGTGTCACCAGTGCTTTGTCAAAAAGTGGGCCCATGAATTCCAGCGCTCTCCCAGTCTCTGTTCCGCCTCCTATTTGTATGATTGCCTCAATGGCTTTTTCCAGTGACTTGGCATCGGAGTGTGTTGTCAGATCAAACTCTAAATTTGGTGAATCTGCGTATTTTGCAACTCCCAAACGAACATGATCTGGCCCAATACGGAAGGTATTAAGAAACTCAATAATGAACTTCTTCATGTCTTGGAAGTCTGTGGGATAAATACTTCCTGAGTGGTCAATCAGGAAGAAGATATCTGCTTCATCTGTTTGCACACAACCTGGAAAGCAGAAGCAAACACAGCTTGAGTTAATTTCTACattgaataacaataataatcattatttttcaGTCAATTGAAGACAGCTGTGGTTCAGACCTTCCTTGATGCCAGCTCGTCGTGACTCAACTGTGATGGCCTGGTGCAAGATGTTAAAGCAAAGGCTTTTCTGCAGACTCTGCTCCAGAGCTTTCAGTTTAGTAAAACTGTCCACGATAAACACGTGCCTATTGGGGGGATGGGACGCCATCGTGACCAGCTGGCCCTGGTTGGCATCTTTGACCCCAACAGAGTAAACAGTGACACCAGCTCGACGGAGCGCTGCTGCCGGTTGGGTCACATTGTCCTGGGATTCACCATCAGTGATCACAACTGCCACCTGCTGAACTCCTCTATCTTTCCTACTTCCTCTTTTTGTGGTGAAAAGATTCTTGAGGGTGAAAGTCAGGGCCGCTCCAGTGCTCGTACCACCTCCCCGGTAAGGTAGGATCTTGATGAAATTCAGTAGTTCTTTCTTGTTGTCAAAGCTGTCGAGGTAGACCTGTGCTGCGGCTTTGTCGCTGTACAGCACGATTCCGACACGTACCTTCGTCGGACTGATTTCCAAGCCACTCACGATGGAGTGCAGGAAAGTGCGTACCAGCTGGAAGTTCGTCGTTCCAATGCTTCCAGACTCGTCGATGATGAATACGATGTCTGCCAGTTTGGCGGCTTGGCAATCTGCGAGCAGTACatcagttattattatcatcatcaaatACTTTGTGAGCCAGTCAAGATTCCGATCAGAAAGATTCAAAACTCCAGACTTCAAATCACATCCATCAGATTTCACTAAATCAGCactatttttgaaatattagcTTAGCATAACAACAATGGTGAACAGCACTCTCATTATAGACCTTTACCTTCTAAAGTTAACAAGTATACAATAACCTTAAATCTCAGGGGAACATTTGATCTCTACCCACAAATAATCCATTGAGATACGGCTAAGCCCCTCCCATCTACTCCAAATGAAGTACAATAAAGTCTTTTTACCTCCAGTGAGAAGAGTTTCTCGTTCCTCTGCTTCGAAAACGCCCTTCAGTGAAGGCACGATGTTGGCGATGGAGTCGTAATAATACGGCGATGTGGATATGGTACGCATTTCTTTCTTCGACGCACCCAGGCTCAATCCAATCACGTTGATTGCCTCCGATTTCAACTGACGTGAGGAATTGTAAATGTTGTCATCTGAATCTTTCCCGCTAAAAACAACCAGGTACTGTCGGTATCCTTCGTCCGCACGACTTCCTGCCTCACTGGTGAAGAACTTAGTCCTGGCTTGGTTGAAAGCACTGCCCAGGTTGCGCTTCTCATTGGGTTGCAGCTTGCGCTGGCGGAAACGTTTAACTGCGCCCTGGACCTCCACTTTGGTTTGATAAGTGTTGAATTGAAATTCCACCTTGGTATCTTCGCCATACTGAGCTAAGCCCATACGATGGGCAGATCCTCCCACGTTCAGCTGGTTGCTCAGTCGAACGAGGATGCTCCTGACCTGCTGGAACTCTGTGTTGCTCATGCCACTATCCAACAGGAAGAAAATGTCGAAAAACTTTTCAGCCAATGCTGAAAAGtaaaagaagcagaggaaaacAGTTAACTAGAAAATCAAACGGTCTTTTTCTCTGACACAAATCGAGAAGCCAAATCCTCAAACAAGCCAAAcggggaacttggcttgtaaccagagggttgctcCTAATTCTAGAGAATGAATTTCTCTAAGGGGATcaataaaaagtacaaaatacaaatacgtCATTAAATCCCTGAAATTCAAGGACTAGAATATACTGACagagcttaagatgggaggtcaacttgtaagagcttgtcttcgtccatgatggcgtACACTTTTTCGTCATTGTCCTatttgggatcttggtcaaagtcagtctttgtcatttgtctttggtgagacagagatgttggaatttttatttcccagacatcacgtcgtcattttctctctctttcttaatgCCACTCGCTCATAGTTCTGCAcagaatctcacgtcaacggtcggagagagagacggtggaTAGTGAGTAATGatgtctccatgtttgtcctgcgtaagcctcgtctacgtacatcaagcagtGTAGGGCAagaaacagtaggtggcatcgtaacaaacaagagagacctttacctaaatatcaacttcacttctttcttgtagAAAATTCAAgcatgacccatgtctatttagggttattttctaaaactttttaaggatttcaaggacttgTGTGAACCCTGTATATAACTCTAGCATTAGAGCATTATTCACATGAATATTTAGCTTGACTTGTGTGCCACTGAAAATTGAAAATTCCCACATTAGACTTGTACAGTGAGTTCAGTGCTTTGTTTATCCACCATTACTCAGACAGACTCTCAGTCTGAAGCTGCATATTTTTGGCCAGGACTGTGTTACTGTTGGCTGACGTTGAGCATCAGTTACTAAACATTAATCAATGCTGAACCATTGTGTCCGCAGACTCACAGCTACATGGAAAAGAAACACTTACAAGTGAAATCTCTGTAAACTCTGCTAATCACTGACGAGAGGATCCTAGAGCAGATGCAAAGCAGGTGTGTTCTAGGATagactgattattattataattaaccttttttttctccctagAACAGCTTCAGTTTTTGGAATAGAAATAGCAAACTTCTATAAAATAGCAGAAATAGCAGCTGATGTCACGCAACAAGAGCGACGTGTTTTTGGCAGGAAGTGGGGCTCTTCCCATCCACCAGACCTACAAGGGGTGTCACGATCTAAATCAAAACGACGATAACTAGAGCTATAgacgtgtttgtagcatcagttatgtgaccttattcagtggtggaaaaaccctggatttaaacatttaattaacgTACTGGAACTGCACTACTTGACAAAGTTAGAGGTTTCCCCCTAAACTGCAGTATAAGGATCTGATAGATCCGTCAGGTTCtgtgtgtggatttaaagtgactgTGTACTCTTTAAGACGGAACCGGTTCAGTTCGATTTACAGGAGCTTTCTCTGCCGACATTGCGCTGTGAGCAAACTGTGAGCTCAACAGTCACTTTTGAAATGATTGCAATGTTTGCCGTACCTTGTCTCTGATCGTCCATGGAGACACAAACCGTCTGCAGCAGGTTCTCTGTCAGAGCCACCAGAGCCTGGTAGCTGTCGATGGTCAGCAGGAAGCGTTCTGGAGGCTTGCTGGCGATGGACCGGAGCTCGTTGGCGTTGGCCTGTCCCACACCGATGGCAAAAACAATGACCCCATGCTGCCTCAGGAGCTTGGCGGGCTCTATCACGTCGTCTGTGGAGTCGCCGTCTGTGATGATGACCGCAATCTGAGGCACTCGTTGTTTGGCTCGACTGCCGGCCTCCTCTGTGAAGTACGTATTGATGAGGAAGTCGATGGCTTTCCCTGTTTGCGTGCCTCCTGTTCGATAGGGGAATTTGCTGATCTCGGCCAGCAGGGACTGCTTGTCCGTGTGATCCTTCAGCAGGAACTCTTGAAAGGGTTCGTCGCTGTACTGTGCCAAGCCCACACGAACTTTATCAGTGCCGATGTCGAGGCCTGTGATGACGCTGCGGAGAAACTTCTTACCCTCCTCGAAGTTTGTGATGCCGATGCTGGAGGAGCCGTCGACGAGGAAGACGATGTCAGCCACGGTGGCTTTGGCACATTCTGGACAGGAGGAAGAACAAAGTCAGTAAATAGAGCTCAGAACGAGATAAGGAAACTACTGGTGGAGCTCTGAAAGAAATCCTTGGCATCAAATccacaacaactgctgaaaACTGTACAGACAAGTCGCATCACGGGAACGGACACAAGAGGAAGAAAACTGTCACAATTACAAAATAAAGGACCAAAAAAAACGTGTGGACAACACAAACCAGATCATTCAGAGAGCAAGGCTGTGTTTTACAAACCAGCACCTGAAACgtttacattttgatccattggatccagaagaactttctggatTTGTATAGAACTCAACCTGCTTATAGCTCAGGACCACCCccggccaagaggaaaggaattgggttTGTAacagaaggttgctggttcattGGATTTCTGTTCTTTTACTGTctgacataaacatgacaaacttCACCCTGATCTGTGAACATGTCGCTGAGATaaatgggactgaaccatgtgACATTCAAATTGACACCAAATCCCTAATCTGGACCACATCCAGAAAAGACTTATCCTGATGGCAGAGTGTCTGCCCTGCACACAAATACcacattttgtttaaatcaaATTACCTTTTAGTTTTGCTCATGcagggatttcttgaaaatttGATATTTTAGTAGATTCTTATCAAAATGTCATGTGAACATATTTGGGTGATGATGATCATCTACCACCAATCAGCTCCATCTGCCAAAAACtggagacaggaagttgctaacataAGGACAAATGTATGCAGAAGAAAACAGAACCTCCTTGGCGGAGGTAAAATAACGGCACAGAATAAATAATGCAAAGGTGAATTTTGACACTCGGATTATTCCCGCTAAGTGCCACACTGAGTCATAGGAGACTCAGTCATTTTACTAAACTATAAAGAAAAGTTAGAATGTCGGGTTTTCAGAATTGTCTGTCATACACGTGAATTCTtgacttttgtgttttaaagattTTTACCCTTGACCTTGGAAAAAGCCCTTCAAcagacattatttatttaaggtCTCTTTTTCACTGTTCAATTTATCCTTATCTTTCATCCAACTTCAAATTAACTTAGGTCCTCCAGAAATGTTAGGAATAaaataagagagagaaaaaacgcCAGTATTTCAACAATCTGCAGATGGAACTCAATGGAaccaatattttaaaaactttGACTTTCTATGGTGCAGTTGTTATTTTCTCCATCCGTTCTATATTATCAATAACTAAAAGCTCGAAAATTTCCTTCTGGGATTTTCCTGTCAACATAAATACTAAATACTGGAGCCAGGCCAGTAGATGAGCAGCACACGTTTTACCTCTGGACAATTGCAGGAGTTGTCTTTTGGCTTCTTCTACGGTCGTGCACAGCGTCTGGACGATGCTCTGAGAGATTCCCTGCAGAGCGGCAAAGTCTGACACGCTGTAGACGTGCTGACTGTGCGGCTCGTTGGCTATCTCCCTCAGCTGCTCTTCGTCGGCGTCTTTGATGCCGATCGCGTACAAAATGATGCCCCTCCTCTTCAGCTCCTGGGCGTGGGCCTCCACGTTGTCTTGCGATTTGCCGTCAGTGATGACCACGGCAATCTGCGGGACCTTGAGACCCGCGCGGCTGCCGGCTGCCTCCACAAAGTGCTCCCTCATCATGAAGTCCAGGCCTTCCCCGGTCTGGGTGCCGCCCCCCATGTAGGGTAACTTGCTGATGTAGTTGAGAATGTCCTCCTTTTTCTGGTGGGTGTTGAGCAGGAACTCGGTGCGGGGCGTGGTGCTGTACTGGACCAGGCCGATGCGGATGTGTTCGGGCCCGACGTCAAAGCTGTTGACCAGCGTGTACAGGAACTGACGGATCTGCTTGAAATTCTCGGTGCCGATGCTCCACGAGCCATCGACCAGGAAGACGATGTCGGCAACAGCCTCTTGCGTGCAGACTGAGGGTGGGGGAAGGGCGTCAACATCATGGGAGGATCCACCATTTATTTTGGAGATAAGAATTCACACAAGAGTTCAACAAGGAAAGTTCGTACGACTGAAGCAGTTGTTGGATGCAAGAAAGCGTGACAGCCAGAGGTGAAGCATCAGCGTGATGTACAGACAGAAATGTGGCTGCACGTGTGTTCAAGCCAGTGAGGGGGGgtaaaatatgcttttatttgtttgggaCAGGAGCACGGACTTTACAGCAAAGGGCTTTCcttcaggtgtgaacagaagCGTGAggaaagtggaaaaagaaaGTTGTGCTGCTCTCAGTTCAGCATGGAAGAGACAACCAGAAGATAAAACCTTACCTTTGCTATAGCAtttactcttcttcttctcaccaCAATATtcatcatcacttcatcacctcATGTCACACAAACCTTGCATTAATGACTGTGCCTGcataaatatcaatttaatcgttttttttaaatgtttcccagTTTGAATACAGTAAAATGGGCTTAATAACATCTGTACTTGTTGAAGATGAACCACATTCAGGGGATAGTTTTGTAGTTTTGAAATGCAATTGTATATAACTCCTTTATGGCTGCAATAAGGGgaataaagaaaataagttTAATAATAagtttagccacttaacaaaaggctcacataATAAAGCTCTATCTTACTGTTAGACATACTTTTCCCACAGGAAACtgtagtttgtaaaccactcactctctgttttTCAGTTTCTGCTGAGAAAATACTATACTCAcacttacaaaaacacacaataatctCAACTATTCCTTTAGTTGAGTAGAAGTTGCGATGAGAGTTTCCAGACACGATTACGAAAGAACGTTGGCTCTCATCCAGAGTTGGCATTTTTATCTCGTATGTTTGGCAGCTTTGTTGCGTATTAGAACTAAAAGACATGTTATCTTGATTTCACAGGCTGTAATTTTTGGTAGATTGTTGTTCTTTAAATCCTCAGGGTCTGAGTGTACAGAGTGAAAGACTAAGGCCTTTAATAAGGACTTTAAATGTACAATTTGGaatcttttcacattttgaaaactGGAAAATGGGCATATTAACATTAGTAATTAGATGGGAttaatcactttaaatgtatttgtatgaggtactgtgTGTTACATACATTTCCTGTAAGGAACCACCATCAGCTTAAGTTTACGAAAGGACTGCAACTGAtgcttattttcattattgattaatccgTCCATATCTTATCAATTAATCGTTTTCAGTaattgtcaaacctggaaattatgtttctcaaatgtttttgtcaacaaacacaaaatgattcagttttaatgatttctttgttatacggagcaaagaaaccagaaaatattcacatttaagaagctgaaaaatcacagaaacttggTTTAATGACCAAAAAGGAATCGATGTCCCAGccagctaaaatcgctgattttctctatggactttggtgtgggagagtgaatggtttacaaAAAGCTGTACTCTTTAGCCTGaagaatacaaacaaacataaaaacacattttatgcaGGCAGTCGTTATCAGACTCATGAGTTTGTGGTTCTGTCCATGCTTCATACCCACGTGTGCTCAGCAGAAAACAATCTTGTGCAGGGTTAGTAACCATGGtgctttttaaaattgtatgtACGAGTTTCTGTATGTAAGTGGTTTTACACATGGTTCATGGTCTGAAAGCAGGGGCACGTTTGCCATGATCCTGTATGTGCTGGTATGCAGCTGCATAATCGTACCCACCTGTCCGCTGAGCGGCGTTGCCGTAGAAACAGGCTGCCATGATGAGGCTGAGGAGAAGGCGCCGCCTCGCCTCCATGTTTGGCTCTCgggtttctctttctctctccctgaggcacagagacaaaagacgactataaatacagaaaaacaagaacacCAATCTGTTTCCCATCTGGAGGGGCCCTCGGCCCTCGGTAATGGCGGCAGCTGcacagggggggggggtcgaCCACGCCCACAGTCACTCTGTATCACCAAAGTTTCCCAGGATTAAAAAACACCTCTGAGCTGTGGCGTGACACGCCGCACAACAAACCAGTTAAAAACAGTTGGAGGTTTTTTGGGAAAATACCACAATAAATGAGTCTTTCATGTGTGTGCCAAATGACCaagctaacattagcattaCTGGGATAACAGACTGAACTCAGCTGCATCTGGTGTCGGCACAGGACTTCAGAGGATTGTATttagcaaaaataataaataaaaataataataacaatgacaataagGATGATGATGCCGCCTTCACACATAAATCATTAGC
The sequence above is a segment of the Solea solea chromosome 13, fSolSol10.1, whole genome shotgun sequence genome. Coding sequences within it:
- the col6a4a gene encoding collagen alpha-6(VI) chain, translating into MEARRRLLLSLIMAACFYGNAAQRTVCTQEAVADIVFLVDGSWSIGTENFKQIRQFLYTLVNSFDVGPEHIRIGLVQYSTTPRTEFLLNTHQKKEDILNYISKLPYMGGGTQTGEGLDFMMREHFVEAAGSRAGLKVPQIAVVITDGKSQDNVEAHAQELKRRGIILYAIGIKDADEEQLREIANEPHSQHVYSVSDFAALQGISQSIVQTLCTTVEEAKRQLLQLSRECAKATVADIVFLVDGSSSIGITNFEEGKKFLRSVITGLDIGTDKVRVGLAQYSDEPFQEFLLKDHTDKQSLLAEISKFPYRTGGTQTGKAIDFLINTYFTEEAGSRAKQRVPQIAVIITDGDSTDDVIEPAKLLRQHGVIVFAIGVGQANANELRSIASKPPERFLLTIDSYQALVALTENLLQTVCVSMDDQRQALAEKFFDIFFLLDSGMSNTEFQQVRSILVRLSNQLNVGGSAHRMGLAQYGEDTKVEFQFNTYQTKVEVQGAVKRFRQRKLQPNEKRNLGSAFNQARTKFFTSEAGSRADEGYRQYLVVFSGKDSDDNIYNSSRQLKSEAINVIGLSLGASKKEMRTISTSPYYYDSIANIVPSLKGVFEAEERETLLTGDCQAAKLADIVFIIDESGSIGTTNFQLVRTFLHSIVSGLEISPTKVRVGIVLYSDKAAAQVYLDSFDNKKELLNFIKILPYRGGGTSTGAALTFTLKNLFTTKRGSRKDRGVQQVAVVITDGESQDNVTQPAAALRRAGVTVYSVGVKDANQGQLVTMASHPPNRHVFIVDSFTKLKALEQSLQKSLCFNILHQAITVESRRAGIKEGCVQTDEADIFFLIDHSGSIYPTDFQDMKKFIIEFLNTFRIGPDHVRLGVAKYADSPNLEFDLTTHSDAKSLEKAIEAIIQIGGGTETGRALEFMGPLFDKALVTRGHKVPEYLVVITDGKSADQVKVPAEKLRSQGVTVYAIGVKSADQEELREIAGDPKRTFFVNNFDALKPIKDDIITDICSQDACKDIPGDLLFLIDSSGSIYPQDYLKMKDFMKAVIGKSLIGQNEVHVGVMQFSTVQRLEFPLNRYYSKDEMSKAIDNMQQIGGGTHTGEAITDVTQYFDASRGGRPDLRQRLVVITDGEAQDEVKGPAEALRAKGVVVYAIGVVDANTTQLLEISGSPDKMYAERDFDALKDLENQVAMELCDPERDCKKTEKADIIFLVDGSTSITLPKFRSMQKFMMSMVNQTTVGKDLTRFGVILYSTDPSSVFTLKQYTSKREVVQAIQALKSPYGDTYTGKALGYSLQFFGADNGGRAALQVPQILMVVTDGDATDRNSLVAPSVALRDAGVSVFSIGVEGANRTQLEIMAGHDTSKVFYVDNFDALETLYKNITQVLCESTKPVCEKQRADLVFLLDQSGSISTQDYTTMKMFTTEIVKSFKVAEDLVRIGLAQFSSTFQREFYLNEYYDEQAVTKHVLDRVQLGGGTNIGFALDSIREYFEASRGSRRSAGISQNLVLITDGESQDDVVEPAERLRALGVEVFAIGIGKYHKMELRQITGSADRLFTVQDFGSLEKIKQKVVDTICKSKPPKEQTGCTIDIAMGFDISQRTGLPGEMLVSGHTKLQTFLPEIAHYISSVPGLCCVTSSPVRTNLAYRVVDRSGRVLYDYNFEGYSEDVVNKVKTLTLTEPTYFNTALLKSFGEKFRAESGAGVKVLLIFSDGLDEDVMKLEHESELLRQSGINALLIVALEGARDSAQLQMVEFGRGFGYKLPLSIGMPSIGSTVLKQIDTVSDRECCNVMCKCSGHEGIRGSRGVPGSKGVSGQKGYPGFPGEEGVAGERGRPGPSGPQGLQGCSGHRGIKGNRGLRGNRGEDGEDGLHGVNGEQGLTGKDGVGGLRGRPGNPGIPGIRGEVGLRGQRGLRGDPGEPGADDKTPGPKGDAGNPGFPGLPGPDGPPGESGVEGNPGPDGRRGALGEKGVPGPPGGAGEPGSSGASGPRGSQGVRGQPGPRGIPGLPGPQGASGKVGESGLAGRRGANGQKGQPGDPGDKGGPGPLGPRGTPGQDGKDGHGPAGAPGVKGDPGFPGYPGLVGEIGLQGTKGYPGRKGNRGRGGNSGPSGESGVDGEPGYAGHTGSRGPPGGKGMTECQLVTYVRDNCACAIDRSECPAYPTELVFGLDMSEDVTQAAFERQRSVLLSLLEDIAISESNCPTGARVAVVGYSAYTKYLIRFQDYRRKKQLIESVQNIALERTSNKRHLAAAMRFVGQNVFKRVRSGVLMRKVAVFLSNGPSQDVSDVVTAVMEYRALNIVPAIVSLRNAPAISRAMELDDSGNSMFTVLGRDMAADLRKVKNCAICYDPCRRAEECAFIQEVMKPQEVDVDLAMVLDSSREMQADEYSGAQQLLGSVVEQLAVSSQPRRAGNQARVAVVQQSGTQAPKVEFNLQSYQDHSMMRTHLIQKMEQVGSSSALGQTLEFTLREVLLKASQPRRKRLLLVVVGTQTSYGDRAKLQSISQQAKCEGVAVFVVTVGDRYSRVQVEELASSPVQQHLIHLGRLRVDEQGYAQRFLRVYLSALNKGINTYPPTSLKQTCEKLGGGQGGGQGGGQGGGQVIVDGQGQVGLGADLEVEFAEEAEERFQEQRRGRTQTGQVNVIETLSRGDGQRVVLGVKDADVSTLRLNSFTSKDACFQVQDPGSCQNYTMFWFFDTEQNECSRFWFGGCGGNENRFKTQDECENLCLTKSR